GATGGAGTACCAGGAGATAGTATTATTCTTggtgaaataaaatttgatgaaGGGCTAGGCAAGAAATTATGTTCAAAATAATTTCTGTTACTATGTAATACAGgacttaaatcatggaaaaatccAGCTGATGGAGGTGAAAAGAAATTTGATGATATAGGTTGAAGTGAATCTGGATTTGGTGACAAAATACCTTGAGGAGAAAGTCCACTTGTACTTCTTTCAATTTCTCTATTTATTTCTATCCCTTCATCAACAATTTCCATGTCACAATTAGTACTTTGTGATTTTTTCCCTTTTGGTGTTCTTGTTTTCTCTATTGAAGCGAACCTAGCAGCCGGAGAAATCGCGCTAATATTTGTATTTTCTTGAAAAGGAAATGAGGAGCTtgacgatgatgatgaagaaTTTGGTCCAGTTAGTCGTTGGACTAAAGACATGAATTCACTAGGGTTTGCATGGATTACCTTAGGGGACACGGTGTATATTATTATTGGTGGTCGTGGTGGTGGAGGTTGATGATGATGTGGCAACCGATGGTGCTGATGTGGCACCACCGGtggttttttaattttatgtgaaTCTTTTCCTACTTTGAGTGGCGTTGGCCGGGGACCTTGGAGCTCTCTTTTCGGCGACTTCGTGGCGGAGTGTTcggatggatccatttgaagagTCAATTATGGAAACGAAAGAAATAAGGAAATGAAAGTGGTAGATGCAATGGTGGTGGTGGAGGAGGA
The Capsicum annuum cultivar UCD-10X-F1 chromosome 6, UCD10Xv1.1, whole genome shotgun sequence DNA segment above includes these coding regions:
- the LOC107872955 gene encoding protein MKS1, whose product is MDPSEHSATKSPKRELQGPRPTPLKVGKDSHKIKKPPVVPHQHHRLPHHHQPPPPRPPIIIYTVSPKVIHANPSEFMSLVQRLTGPNSSSSSSSSSFPFQENTNISAISPAARFASIEKTRTPKGKKSQSTNCDMEIVDEGIEINREIERSTSGLSPQGILSPNPDSLQPISSNFFSPPSAGFFHDLSPVLHSNRNYFEHNFLPSPSSNFISPRIILSPGTPSLDLFNNLFDHHR